The DNA region TGGCTTCTGGGCTAACAGACCTCTTTGCCTGTAGCAGTTGTTTTGTTCTGTTGGTGTCACTGCACACTGGGGtggcccagggaggaggggacaggctctgctgctcttgggagCTCTGTCACAGCCTCGGTGCTCACAGGCTGTGGGTCCTTGCAGGGTATGAGATCACCTTCAGCCTGCTGAACCCTGACCCCAAGTCCCACACCGTGGACTGGGACATCGAGGGGGCTGTGAACCGCTTTGTGAAGCCCGTCCTGGACAAGCTGAGCTTGGTGGCCAACTTTTCTGTGGATTCAcaggtgagggctgggggagatgGTGGGAAAAGCTCAGCCCTGACCTCCCTGGGGTGCACTTCTCTGCCAATGTGTCCCTTGTGTGCCTGCAGATCCTGTACTACGCTGTCCTAGGAGTGACACCACGCTATGACAAGGAGTCCTCCAGCTTCCTGCTGAGTGCTCACAGCCTCCCACATGTCATCAACCCCGTGGAGGCCCGGCTGGGTGAGCACTGTGGTCGTGGCTCACTGGGGTCTGTCTCATGGCTCCCTTTCCCCCCAGCTgtgaaggaggagctgggctgtgggctgctcttgctgtccctgccagctaCAAGGGTTCTGTGACTCTGTCCCGCTGCAGGCTCCAGTGCTGCCTCACTCTACCCCGTGCTGAACTTCCTGCTCTATGTGCCAGAGCGCTCCCACTCCCCTCTGTACATCCAGGACAAGGATGGAGCCCCAGTGAGCACCAACGCCTTCCACAGCCCTCGCTGGGGTGGCATCATGGTATGGGAACCACAGGGGTGCTGAGACAAGGTGgtggctcccctttcccagctgtTGGCTCTGAGGCCCTGGCTATGCCTCATTAACATGCATTCCCACAGGTTTACAACGTTGAAGCCCCTGCTTCCCCCCAAGCCTCCCTCCCTGTGCATGTGGATGTGGACATGGCACGAGTGATGGAGGTTTTCCTGGCCCAGCTCCGGTGAGGATGTGCTCTTCCCTCCCCAGGCCTCTGTGGAAATCAGTGGGGTCAGAACAGGCTGTACCCAGACAGCTTGTTCACTCCTCCCTCTGTGGGCTCTGAGGATGGCTCTCTGTGGCCTTCAAGGTGCTGGCTACTGGCCATTACTGCTCTGTGGCCAGGAATGCTGGCACATCTCCCATTTCCTCAGATAGGAAGCTTGGCTTATCATGCCACACTTCCAGGAGACAATTAAgcagggaagaagaggagggagcTCATGGGAATGAAGCCCTTCTGATGTGGGCTGGGACCATCCCTTCTGCTCCCAGGTTACTCTTTGGGCTGTCTCGTGAAGAGGTGCCCCCTGAGTTCTTGCTGGAAAGCCCAGGGAATGAGGGGCTGGCAGACTGGGAGCTGGATCACCTGCTATGGGCCCACACCGTGGAGAACATCGCCACCGTGTCCACCACGCTGACCTCGCTGGCCCAGCTCCTGGACAAGATCGGGAACATTGTTATCAAGGATGATGTTGCCTCTGAGGTagggctggggagcagaggggctgaGGGTCCCTGTTGCCCTCCCTGGCCAGGACTGACCCTTGGTGTTGTTCCCACACAGGTGTACCAGGCAGTGGCCTCAGTGCAGAGCGCTGTGACCGAGCTGTCCCTGGGCCACCTGCTCGCAGCTTTCCAGGCCAGCAAGGAGGCTGTCACCTGCTCAGAGAGGGCCTTCTTTGACCCAtctctcctccacctcctctACTTCCCTGATGACCAGAAATTTGCCATCTACATCCCTCTCTTCCTGCCCATGGCTGTCCCAATTCTCCTGTCCCTGGCCAAGATTGTCCGGGAGACCAGGCTGCGGAAGAAGGAGCCCACCAAGATTGACTGAGCGATGCTGCCCTGCCTTGgggctgtccccaccctgtggGGTGGTGGTGTCACAGACTCATGGCCCAGAAAAGCACCCCAGGGTCCAGGcctggctgcttggcttgggTATGCCAGGGCCAGGATGCAGGAGTGGGAAGAGGCTGCTTTGGGAAGTGGGAAGGGGTCTTAATGTGGGTGCTGAGCTGTCCTGCACCCAaagagaggggagggagggtgCTGCCtttgtgcacccccagcctggtgctgtgtTCAGAATGAGCTGCTGTGTAAATAAAGAACCCCCTGTTCTCTGGGGGGGCTGATGTGGGGCTGTGTGACCCTCCTTTAGCCTTCTGCGGGGTACCTACTGCCCTGCCTTCCATTGGCCCCGCTTTCCTGGCCCCACTCCATTGCTTTATGGGCTCTGGCTCCTGTCTTATGGGTATTTAGCCAAAAATACTTggttggggaggggggggcagTTCCTGGGGTCCATCCCGTCCTTCCGGGCCAGGTGTGGGGTCTGTCCCCACCTCACTTGGGGGGCTGATCCCCATGGCGGGGGGTTCTCAGGAGGGAGACACCCcattctcctgcagcagccaggattTGCCCCGAGCCCCTGGAAGCAGCGTCGAGGAGCCGCTTTCCTTCCTTGCCCCGTTCCTCCGCCTTCCCGCGGCGCCGGGCGGTGCTggcggccgggggcgggccgggggcggtgATGGCGATGCCCCTCCCGGTGCGGCGGcgcgcagcggggccggggccgctcacaccggcggtggcggcggcggcggggccatgaaggtgaagaagagcggcggggccgggggggcggCGGCAGCCAGGACCGAGGAGGAGCTGGGCCGAAAGGCGCTCATCGGGCCCGACgatgtgctggggctgcagcggGTCACCAGCGGTGCGTGCCGGGGATGGCGCGGCGGGAGGATGGGGACCGCGTCCCCggggggagaaaagggcagccGGTTCTCCTCTCTAAACCGGGGGGAAAAGAGGAGCTGTTTGCCCTTTCAAACccagagggaaaaggggaagcGGTGCCCCCTTCCCTGGGGACAAGAAGTGGggatgcagcagggcaggggacgGAGCCCGCAGAGGGATGTGCCACCCCgggggctggggaccagggggaGAGCAGGGGCTCTCCCTTCTCTTCTTGAGTGCAGCCCCCCAACTCTGCTCGAAGGTCGGTGTTGGGATGCTCCTCACTGCTCTCCCCAtcaccccattccctgtgtctGCTCCCACGGCAATGGGACGGGCTGGATCCCTGGCCACAGCATGGGGGGACACCAGAGCAGCCCCCAacccattttcctcctctccagAGTAGCACCTGTGGTCTTGAGGGCATTTTGGAGGCGGTGGGTGGGAGTGTGTTCCTGGAGGGGCTGTTGTGCTTGGCAGAAGAGCTCGGGACAGCAGCACGCAGGGCTGGGGAAaggccagggcaggggggaatggcttcacactgatagagggcaggtttagattagatattagggagaaattccttcctgggAGAGTGgtggggccctggcacagagaagctgctctatccctggaagtgttcaagatgagcgtggatggggcttggagcagcctgggctggtggaaggtgtccctgccgcTGGCAGAGGGTTGGAACCAGATggtctttaatgtcccttccaacccaaaccattccatggcaCTGCCTCAGGCCAATGATGCCCAGGGACAATCTGCCCCGGTGTCCCAAAAACTCTTTTTTCCATCTCCCAGGACCTCTGGATTGTCTCTCTGTGCTGTCAGGACTGGggggctgcccagggggctggctgtgctctctGTTCCTCTCAGTGCTCTGCCCTCCAAGCCAGCTCAGTGTCACAGGCGGGGGCTGTGAGGAGCCCTGGAGAGGAAGGATGCGGTGTGGGTGCTGCTGCGTGCAGGCAGCCCCGtggggctgtgtgtgagcaggaagggaggagcacagcccagcagggactcGTGTCAGCCCTCAGGAAGGGCTCACAGAGGCTCCTCTGAGAGGGGCTGCTGTTGCTGGGGACCTTTGGGTGCCCTTCTGCGAGCTGAGCTGGTGCAGCTGTGTGATTCAGTGCCCAGAAAtcccctgcctgtggcagggagagcacGCAGCAGGCACTGGAGCATCCTGCCAGCATCCTCAGCTGGATGGTGGATCTCAGCCATGGCTGTGTGAAGCTCTGTGTGCTCACTTCATGgcagcctcagtgtccctgccctCGCCAGGGCTGTCTGGAGGGGACAGGGCCACCCCACAGCCTTGCTGTCACCTTGTGTGGCATCAGTGGGGATGGATGGTGCTCTTGGTAAACTCCTGCCTTCCCAGGGATTGTTGAACTGGTGAGCCAGGCTTGGAGCAGAGCTGGTTGTTGTCTGCCTCTTCCAGCCCTGGGTCAGAGtgctctggagcacagggaggatgTGAAATGCATGAAAATGTTGTGTTCTCCTCCTGCTGTGAGACTTGCTGGTACCAGGGTCAGAGCCAGGCACTGTGATGATGTCCCAGGCTTACCTTGGGAAGTGCttcctgtcctgctggatgtgTGGGAGCCAGGAAATGCTCCCCACACCTGAAACCCTCGGTGAGTTTGGGGATACAGGTAAACAGTGCACCCATGTTGAGCATATTGTATTTTATCACCCAGGAACACTTTGCAACTCCCCTTCTCAAGCTCAGTTTTCATCCTGGTGGGTTTAACAGAAAGCAAAGACCATTTTTGAGATTTCTAACACCTAATGATTATTTGGGGCATTCTGTGGCCTTTGCTCATTTCTACACCTTTAAAAACAGATGGCCAGAAATAGCAATGTGAAACTGTTCTGCTCTTCTGCTTCAGgtaggggaggaggaaggaccAGGCTGTGGGAGGGAAGTTCACAGCTTCCCCAGCCTTTTGGACGTGCTGGGTGTCAGGGCAGCCCTGACACACGCTGTTGCAGCAATTCTGTCTTTGACAGGGTGGAGGTGAAGGAGTCGGTGATGGGGCTGCAGCAGAAATGTCCTGGTGCCCTGGCTGCCCTTTGTTGttccagagagaggataatccATCTTTATCCAAACTCCTGGGCCAGTAGCGCTTCAGCTCACACACTGAACTGTATCCTGCCTGGGacctggggagggctggctgtATTTTAGGGTTTCTTCATCAACCAAAGCCCAGGACGGCTTGGTACCACAGGAGAGTGTGTTCTAGGAATGCTCACACCAGGAGCAGCCTTCCAGGTCTCCAGGGAGAGGTGGAATTCTGGCTGTagcacagaatggtttgggttggagaggACCTTAAAATCCACCTCTTTCCAAGTGCCTCACCAAGAACCTCCCACTAGATGAGGATGCTCCAAGCCTCACCCAACCTTTCCTtgagcacctccagggatggggcagccacagcttctctgcccagcccctggcattgcctcagcagcctgacagggaagaattcctcccTAATCGTGCTTCCAtcaggcagcacagctggactTTGCTCTCCCAGTGGGTGCAGCTGACCCAGTGTGAGCTGGCAGGGTGGCGAGGCAGGATGTGGCTCTGTGGGCAGCCACGggagccagctgggctctgctcttaATGTGCTTCTAATAAGCTTAACTGGGGAGCTGTGTGAACTGCCCTGCACGTTCTGTGCCCTCCCAGTGTTAAATTCCCCATCAGCTTTTGTGCCCACAATGTTTCTGGGCATGCTGGGTCCAGCCTGGTGGATCTGGGATGCTGCTCTGGGATATCTGAGCCTCCTGGGCAGGCTGGgtctggctctgctccagctggatcAGGTGTAAGGCTGGAGAACCATTTCCTCTGCAATTAGTGAGATTTGTCACTGGCTCACACAACTGTGGTTGGGAAAAGCGGAAAAAGCTCATGACGTGATTAATTTAAGATTAGCAAAAGAGTGGGGCAGAGCTCAGTTCAAATTGCAATTAATTACTGAGGCAGCCAGAGCATCAGAGGAGTCAGATGTGTAACAAAAGACAAGCTCTAGCCTCTGAGGCTGCCCTGCTTATCACCTACATGCTTTGCCTGGAATACCAGATCAAATCTTACATTGTAGGTTTTATTGTAATGCTGATTTTACTTTTGGAAACCGAGGGGTTAAATAATTGATTACATGCTTGGAAAGAGTTTCAAAACAAACCCTAAAAATAAGGAGCACACACGTAATCATTTCTGAAAGTAATCTCTTCCTTGAGCTGTCACTTgggatttctctgagacttctcTAGGCAGCTTTAGCTAAAGGCCAGCTTGGCACAGGGCTGCCTCAGTGGGTTAGGCAGGCCAGGCCCTTCTTGAGGGACTTCCATTGCAGTTTCCTGCAgtcaattaaagaaaaaaaacccaaataaaccatttcccttccctctgcctcaGCAGTTCAAGTCCTGTAATGCTAAACCATCCAGGATCCATGTTGAAATCAGTTTCCAAATCCATGGGGTTTTGATAGGCAAGGAGAGAGGGAGGCACTAACAGGAATGTGAGGCAGATGTGCACAAATCCATCTTCAAAGCTGCTCCTGGACCACGACTTGCCTCCTCAATTAATGGGGAGAATGTATTTTATTAGGAGCTGTGTGTGTCTCTGAGGTTAAtaaatccctgccctgccctgtccagGGCTGTGATGTGTGGCTGTGTTTTGATGTGCTGATTTCTTgttgcagagctgtgccaagcCGCTCTCCCCACGACCCTTCCCTCAGCATCCCACACAGGCTCTGAGCTTTTCCAGGGCTCTGTGTTTCCCCAAGTCTCACAGCACAACAGGAGCTGTTAGGGTTCCCAGGGGCAGCAcacacagtgtgtgtgtggtgtgggGATTCCTCCTTCTCCCAGGGTTGTGGGTTTGGGCCATGGTGGAAGTGGGAAAGATAAGAGGAAAGCTGAGGGAGTCAGCCTGAGGGTCTGGGCAGAGCTTGGCTTTGGCTCAGCCCAAAAATAGCTGATTTAGTTGATGTTGTGCACGTAGTTTCAGACTTTGAATGCAATCAGTGAAAAGGGGGTAGGAGAAAGTGTTTGGGTGCCTTGGAAATGGGGGAAGAGCAGCTCcatccacaggctgcagggctgtgatcAAATTAATTGTGAGAGGGTGAAGTCTGGAAAGCTCtagctaaaattaaaaaaagaaaaaaggagatgagCAGGCTGCCACAAAAATCAGAGCCTGGTGAGCTGTGCAGTAGGACTTGGCaactgaggggctctggggaccTTGGGGAGTGCCTCCTGTCCTAAATCCCTCTGCTTCCTTGACAGTAAATGTGCTGCTGTGGAAAAACCCCCGTGGGATCCTTGTGGTGCAGGATTGTccctctggggctctgcagcagcctaATTCCAGTGTGCTGGGTCagagggcagctgctccctccctgtgcAATCCCCTGCTCTCTGGTTCCCCAAACCccatggtttgggctggagggatTTATTTTACAGGAGCAGATCCTGTTTCCTGGCTggcttggtgtcacagggctgaggcagagggcagggaaatggtttatttttttcctttaactgAACCCAAGCTGTCTGGGCAGGTGTATCAATAGCACCTGGAGCCTGGCCTGCCTTGCCTCAGgtcctgctctgtgtcctgcGTCACTGCTCGGCCTCTTCCTGGGGTCTGGGCTATTTTTGCTTCCTCCTGAGACTCTTCAATCTGATAATCTCCTAATCTCCAGCTCCTGGCAATTCCTCTGCAGTTGTCTTGGCTTTATACCTGGCTTATGTCTTGGGAGTTGGCTTCAAAATAGCTCCTGACCTTGCTGGTTAATGCATGTTAGGAAATAGGCCTGCATAACTATAGGAGCCTTCTCATCCATTCCCTAAATTGTTGTTGTTTGTGTTGGGGAGAGAAATTCCTGTTACAAGTCTCTGCTGTTGCCTCAGTCTCTTGTACAGCATCCTCCTGATTTACACCCATTTCCAGGACcaaattttcagttttttcttACCCTGGGTGCACTCTGCTTTCCTTAGTGGGCTCTTAAGGCCTTAAAATAGGAGCTGCCCCATCTGAGATTAGACTCTGATGAGCACAGAAATATCCCTGGTGTCTGTGAGAGGGGACACGTGCTTCCTGCTGATTGCAGAGATGGAGAAGGGATCTTGAAAAGGAGCACAACAAAGAGTGTGAATCTTATTGCCCATGAGCTTGTGGTAAAATGGGCCTGTTGGTGTGGTTGCAAAGGAAATTTGGAAATACAGCATTGAATTTTAGCTTTCTGTCATGAGGAGCAAACCTGATCTTGTGTATTTAAATGACAGGGAGAGGTCCAGAGGACAAAGTGCCTTTGTTTGCTTTCCTGTGTTATTTAGCTCTGCATTATCCCTCACCTTTTGTGCTCCTCTGTAACACCAGCTGCTAAAACACACACCTGGAGTTCTGCACCAGGGTTCAGGATGTGCCAGTGCTCACAGGCAGTGCCTGCTGGCATTGTTCTGCTGGTTTGTTTTGtaattttggtttggtttgggagCACAGGAAGGTTTCCTGTGTAAAAACTGTCTCCTTCCTGAATTAGGCAGTGGAGGTACAGCCTCAGAACTGCACCAGGGGAAGGAGCACCTGCTGATTCTGAGAGCAAAGCCTGAGCCCACTGACCTGTTTGGGGTCACTTTGGAATCACTTTTTCCTACAAAGGAAACTGGAGAATTTGTGAAGGAATTAATTGAGCCAGATTcacctctgctgcttcctcagaCCACCACAGTGGTGTTGGTTGTGATCCAAACTCTTCACAACTTGTGATGGGTTTTAAGATAGAAATTGTCTCTAAAAGTGGACACTTGCAGATCTTTGGGCATGATCCAGAGGTTATGGGAAAGAAGCTGGAGAGGCACCACCAGGAATGAGGATGTGAGTGAGAAGTGGCTGCTAATACCAGGTGAATTGTTTTCAGGAAGGGATTGGGATATGACA from Zonotrichia albicollis isolate bZonAlb1 chromosome 22, bZonAlb1.hap1, whole genome shotgun sequence includes:
- the PIGS gene encoding LOW QUALITY PROTEIN: GPI transamidase component PIG-S (The sequence of the model RefSeq protein was modified relative to this genomic sequence to represent the inferred CDS: inserted 1 base in 1 codon); translation: MGRVRSSCPLSPCPPPVPVLGAAPLPTGGDATCPSAALVEGKALRLTADTCSDWFRCPSVCAAARRTPRPLGGLGILSSDWLRRARPRGXGQEVKMVAAAAAMAADEAERARGRRAALSFATIAVVLGLPLWWKTTETYRAALPYGDIDGLSQQPVQLVVPMAVVFAPGSVPGDLPRPLPFRDVQEMEISVNLRTSVTSRYEMRYRSTTAQEEAALAAATAREADAALYPLQDTTLGSLTMYVVPETSSLLPQGISVYVGKHRSALLRAGGGLAALQARLREVTQLMSFTAASIAAALSDRVPDGQLGPDARRNLKSSLGYEITFSLLNPDPKSHTVDWDIEGAVNRFVKPVLDKLSLVANFSVDSQILYYAVLGVTPRYDKESSSFLLSAHSLPHVINPVEARLGSSAASLYPVLNFLLYVPERSHSPLYIQDKDGAPVSTNAFHSPRWGGIMVYNVEAPASPQASLPVHVDVDMARVMEVFLAQLRLLFGLSREEVPPEFLLESPGNEGLADWELDHLLWAHTVENIATVSTTLTSLAQLLDKIGNIVIKDDVASEVYQAVASVQSAVTELSLGHLLAAFQASKEAVTCSERAFFDPSLLHLLYFPDDQKFAIYIPLFLPMAVPILLSLAKIVRETRLRKKEPTKID